One window of Ziziphus jujuba cultivar Dongzao chromosome 5, ASM3175591v1 genomic DNA carries:
- the LOC125420593 gene encoding chaperone protein dnaJ 15-like encodes MEYSQLGIHSILSSVSGKVLSCLLSWTFILSGIFRLLDFVLLQVDKQNAHFFGVTINEQQVECGIVVRVTSNAQSKFKLLYFEQDVNGGYGLALQMDN; translated from the exons atggagtacagccaactagggatacattccattctgtcatcagttagtggaaaggtgctttcatgtttgttatcatggactttcattctttctggaatttttcgtttgcttgattttgttttgttgcaggtggataagcaaaatgctcatttctttggtgtgacgatcaacgagcaacaagtcgagtgtggtattgtagtaagagttacttcaaatgcacaaagcaaatttaag ttactttatttcgagcaagatgtgaatggcggttatggtttggccctacag ATGGATAATTGA
- the LOC107408393 gene encoding protein EXPRESSION OF TERPENOIDS 1, which translates to MAGFFCLGGGKEAPNNKQEEEEDHRVQQQQGVGGGGNSLFLYRNEEIYNNNNNKGFEIWPQYHQQQQNLSSYYSFGVGPSRIRSFNINNDSSDESLRFGFTVMRPSGGLGGSGSGSGGGGMNCQDCGNQAKKDCIHLRCRTCCKSRGFQCPTHVKSTWVPAAKRRERQQQLAELQQQQQQQQQHQQQQQQQFRVDNSKRQRENQESASLACTRLPTTTSGLELGSQFPTEVNSPAVFRCVRVSTMDDVDDQYAYQTAVNIGGHVFRGILYDQGPDGHYSTGGEGSSGRGGDDDGVQQLNLITGGTTTTSSSGTHTGANPSSLLDPSLYPTPLNAFMAGTQFFPPPRP; encoded by the exons ATGGCTGGGTTCTTTTGTCTAGGTGGTGGTAAAGAAGCTCCAAATAACAAgcaagaggaagaagaagatcatAGAGTACAACAGCAACAAGGAGTAGGAGGAGGAGGAAACAGCCTGTTTTTGTACAGAAACGAAGAGAtctataacaacaacaacaacaagggTTTTGAGATATGGCCACAGTATCATCAGCAACAGCAGAATTTGAGCAGCTATTACTCGTTTGGAGTGGGTCCTAGCCGAATTAGAAGCTTCAACATCAACAACGATTCCTCCGATGAGTCTTTGAGATTCGGATTTACGGTGATGAGGCCAAGTGGTGGTTTAGGAGGAAGTGGAAGTGGAAGTGGAGGTGGAGGTATGAATTGCCAAGATTGTGGGAACCAAGCCAAGAAAGATTGCATCCATTTGAGATGCAGAACTTGTTGCAAAAGCCGAGGGTTTCAGTGCCCAACGCATGTCAAGAGCACTTGGGTTCCTGCTGCAAAAAGGCGAGAGAGGCAACAGCAACTGGCTGaattacaacaacaacaacaacaacaacagcaacaccaacaacaacaacaacaacagtttCGAGTAGACAACTCCAAAAGGCAGAGAGAGAATCAAGAATCGGCTTCTCTTGCCTGCACTCGTTTACCCACTACCACGTCAG GGTTGGAACTGGGATCACAATTCCCAACCGAAGTGAATTCACCAGCGGTGTTTCGGTGTGTGAGAGTGAGCACGATGGACGATGTAGATGACCAATACGCGTATCAAACGGCTGTGAACATCGGAGGACATGTTTTCAGAGGAATTCTTTACGACCAAGGACCTGACGGTCATTATTCCACGGGTGGCGAGGGCTCTTCAGGCCGCGGTGGCGACGACGACGGTGTGCAGCAACTAAACCTCATCACAGGTGGAACCACAACAACCTCATCATCAGGAACCCATACTGGAGCTAACCCATCATCTTTGCTTGATCCTTCATTGTATCCAACTCCACTCAACGCTTTCATGGCTGGTACGCAATTCTTCCCACCCCCGAGGCCTTAA